One genomic region from Bacillus sp. SLBN-46 encodes:
- a CDS encoding DUF1657 domain-containing protein, producing the protein MTIASNVKQCLSTIKGIEAQLSSMALNSLDKEAQVIFHDATLTIEEIKKDLQYRVLELERMEPQYSGS; encoded by the coding sequence GTGACTATTGCTTCAAACGTTAAACAATGTCTTTCAACCATTAAAGGAATTGAGGCACAATTATCTTCCATGGCGTTAAATTCACTTGATAAGGAAGCACAAGTTATCTTTCATGATGCTACGTTAACAATCGAAGAGATTAAGAAGGATCTTCAATATCGTGTATTGGAGCTTGAACGAATGGAGCCACAATATAGCGGTTCCTAA
- a CDS encoding DUF1657 domain-containing protein has translation MTVGTQVKQALAGLKSAQASFETFALATDNQNAKQLYQQAAQQTQSVLDSLEPRLQEILAEEPQYNQ, from the coding sequence ATGACAGTAGGTACACAAGTAAAACAAGCTTTGGCAGGGTTAAAAAGTGCTCAGGCAAGCTTTGAAACCTTTGCTTTAGCTACAGATAACCAAAATGCAAAGCAGCTATATCAACAAGCCGCTCAACAAACACAATCCGTTCTTGACAGTCTTGAACCACGCCTTCAAGAAATTTTAGCGGAAGAACCTCAATACAACCAATAA
- a CDS encoding YmaF family protein → MRQDSKDDFVQGFVANHNHGSVDYTGVSSGHVHQCLDVTSPPIMTQDGGHVHFTEGYVLFENGHTHHYRAYSSPAIPVGNGMHVHYYDFYTSEDNGHSHHIKGVDQPAPGSK, encoded by the coding sequence GTGAGACAGGATAGCAAAGATGATTTTGTCCAAGGATTTGTGGCTAATCATAATCATGGATCTGTAGATTATACCGGGGTAAGCTCTGGTCATGTACATCAATGTTTAGATGTCACATCACCACCTATTATGACCCAGGATGGGGGACATGTACATTTTACTGAGGGTTATGTTTTATTTGAAAATGGTCACACACATCACTATCGTGCTTACTCAAGTCCAGCTATTCCAGTAGGAAATGGTATGCATGTCCATTATTATGATTTTTATACATCAGAAGATAATGGACATAGCCATCATATAAAAGGAGTTGACCAGCCTGCTCCAGGATCAAAATAA
- a CDS encoding erythromycin esterase family protein, producing the protein MLKSIKKYAKPFDSVDDLNPLIDAIGDAKYVLLGESSHGTSEYYSLRAEISKRLIMEKGFSFIAVEGDWPSCQNINQYIKGFNHQVKDVNEVLEAFNRWPTWMWSNQEITGLIEWLKDYNQKNITKQKVGFYGIDVYSLFESMDEIVKYLEKTNSTELAVAKNAFSCFEPYNRNHESYAVSAGYLSENCIKEALDLLASIRKNKWKFDAEPESSLNMEVNALVTANAEDYYRTMVTSDSESWNIRDKHMVEALNAIMSFYGDDAKVIIWEHNTHIGDARATDMQDDGMVNVGQLIREANAHDSVYIVGFGTYSGTVIASTEWGENFQIMNVPPAQFGSWESLMHKSEPVNKYLIFTDENRQEFTTTIGHRAIGVVYRPEYEHFGNYVPSNMGQRYDSFIFIDQTNALHPLVLEPTNM; encoded by the coding sequence ATGCTTAAATCAATAAAAAAATATGCTAAACCTTTCGATTCGGTTGATGATCTAAATCCATTAATAGATGCGATTGGTGATGCAAAATATGTTCTTCTTGGTGAATCTTCACATGGAACTTCTGAATATTACTCACTTCGTGCCGAAATATCAAAACGATTAATTATGGAAAAAGGATTTTCATTTATAGCAGTTGAAGGTGATTGGCCATCATGTCAGAATATCAACCAATATATAAAGGGATTTAACCATCAAGTTAAAGATGTTAATGAAGTACTTGAGGCTTTTAATCGTTGGCCAACATGGATGTGGTCTAATCAGGAAATCACTGGCCTGATTGAATGGTTAAAGGATTATAACCAGAAAAATATCACCAAGCAAAAAGTGGGCTTTTATGGAATAGATGTATATAGCCTTTTTGAGAGTATGGATGAAATAGTCAAATATTTAGAAAAGACAAATTCAACTGAACTTGCTGTAGCAAAAAATGCATTCTCATGTTTTGAGCCATACAACCGTAATCATGAATCCTATGCTGTTTCTGCTGGTTACTTATCTGAAAACTGCATCAAAGAAGCTCTTGACCTCCTTGCATCTATTAGAAAAAATAAATGGAAATTTGATGCCGAACCTGAAAGCAGCTTGAATATGGAAGTAAATGCTCTAGTTACAGCAAATGCTGAGGATTATTATCGTACAATGGTGACAAGTGACTCAGAATCTTGGAATATTCGCGACAAACATATGGTCGAAGCTCTTAATGCAATAATGAGTTTTTATGGTGATGATGCTAAGGTAATCATATGGGAGCATAACACTCATATTGGGGATGCACGAGCAACAGACATGCAGGATGATGGTATGGTTAATGTCGGTCAATTAATTAGAGAGGCAAACGCTCATGATTCTGTTTATATTGTTGGGTTTGGGACCTATAGCGGAACGGTAATTGCCTCCACAGAGTGGGGAGAAAACTTTCAAATAATGAATGTGCCTCCAGCCCAATTTGGAAGCTGGGAATCCTTAATGCATAAAAGTGAGCCTGTGAATAAATATTTGATATTTACAGACGAGAATCGCCAAGAATTCACTACAACTATTGGTCATAGAGCAATTGGTGTTGTTTACCGCCCCGAGTATGAGCATTTCGGGAATTATGTTCCCTCGAATATGGGACAGAGATACGATTCATTTATTTTTATTGACCAAACGAATGCCTTGCATCCACTGGTTCTAGAGCCAACAAATATGTAA
- a CDS encoding GNAT family N-acetyltransferase has protein sequence MIRKLTKNDEELVLTFLSVEPSINLFILGDIEAFGFETDFQELWGEFDHDGRIKAVLLRFYQSFIPYAKGEFDVSGFVSIIKSYSKPIFLSGKSDIIEKFEQFEDLNLGEKKITYFAECRTDIHLNLNTVELEIKKAGLDDVNQIIDLRSTIKEFHIRSDARDMLVKSMEANTARTYYTEEKGVFTSCVSTTAENSHSAMIVGVCTRNDYRRKGLATAIMKKLFKDVLAEGKVLCLFYDNPEAGRIYKRLGFKDIGMWTMHR, from the coding sequence ATGATTAGAAAGCTTACTAAAAATGATGAAGAACTGGTCCTCACCTTTTTAAGTGTGGAACCTTCAATAAATTTATTTATTCTAGGTGATATAGAGGCATTTGGCTTCGAAACCGATTTTCAAGAACTTTGGGGTGAATTTGATCATGATGGAAGAATTAAAGCCGTCCTTCTTCGTTTTTATCAATCCTTTATACCGTATGCAAAAGGAGAATTCGATGTCAGTGGCTTTGTTTCTATCATAAAAAGTTATTCAAAACCTATTTTTCTCTCAGGAAAATCGGATATCATAGAAAAATTCGAACAATTTGAGGACCTTAACCTTGGAGAAAAAAAAATAACCTATTTTGCTGAGTGCCGTACAGACATCCATCTAAACTTAAACACCGTTGAGCTGGAGATAAAAAAAGCTGGTTTAGACGATGTAAATCAAATAATTGATCTTCGCTCTACAATTAAGGAGTTTCATATTAGAAGTGATGCACGAGATATGCTAGTAAAATCAATGGAAGCTAATACTGCTAGAACCTATTATACAGAAGAAAAAGGAGTTTTTACTTCTTGTGTATCAACCACTGCAGAAAATTCACATTCTGCCATGATTGTTGGGGTATGCACACGAAACGATTATCGACGAAAAGGCCTTGCCACAGCTATTATGAAAAAGCTTTTTAAGGATGTATTAGCTGAGGGAAAGGTCCTCTGTCTTTTTTATGATAATCCAGAGGCTGGACGTATATATAAAAGACTTGGTTTTAAGGATATTGGTATGTGGACAATGCATAGGTAG
- a CDS encoding YitT family protein, producing the protein MAKIEHRRLTKRKIFQRILLITLGAALMAVGLEIFLVPNNVIDGGITGISIMLSYITGWKLGVFIFILNIPFFFIGYKQIGKTFALSTLYGIIVLSIGTTLLHPVPAFTQDILLATVFGGIVLGMGVGMVIRYGGSLDGTEILAILFNNKLPFSVGEIIMFFNLFILGSAGFVFSWDRAMYSLIAYFVAYKTIDITITGLDESKSVWIISDNAKQIGDAILNRLGRGVTYINGEGAYSGDDKKVIFCVINRLEEAKLKEIVTENDDSAFLAVADIAEVRGGRFKKRDIH; encoded by the coding sequence ATGGCAAAAATTGAACACCGAAGATTAACCAAAAGAAAGATTTTTCAACGAATTCTATTAATCACACTTGGTGCTGCTTTAATGGCAGTAGGTTTAGAAATATTTCTGGTTCCCAATAATGTAATCGATGGTGGAATTACGGGTATTTCCATCATGCTGTCTTATATTACAGGATGGAAACTAGGGGTATTCATCTTTATTCTTAACATCCCTTTCTTCTTTATAGGTTATAAGCAAATTGGGAAGACCTTCGCTTTATCCACTCTTTACGGGATTATAGTCCTTTCTATTGGAACAACTTTGCTTCATCCGGTTCCAGCGTTCACACAAGATATCCTCCTTGCTACAGTATTTGGTGGGATTGTACTTGGCATGGGAGTAGGAATGGTCATTCGGTATGGCGGCTCACTAGATGGTACAGAAATTCTTGCCATCCTTTTTAATAATAAACTCCCATTTTCCGTTGGTGAGATTATTATGTTCTTTAATCTCTTTATCTTGGGGAGTGCCGGTTTTGTGTTTTCTTGGGATCGTGCAATGTACTCTCTCATTGCCTATTTTGTTGCTTACAAGACTATTGATATTACTATTACTGGACTAGATGAATCCAAATCGGTATGGATCATTAGTGACAACGCGAAGCAAATTGGCGATGCCATTTTGAATCGACTGGGTCGAGGTGTAACCTATATTAATGGTGAAGGCGCTTATTCGGGGGATGATAAAAAAGTTATCTTTTGTGTGATTAATCGGCTAGAAGAAGCAAAATTAAAGGAAATTGTCACAGAAAATGATGATAGTGCCTTTTTAGCAGTAGCTGATATTGCTGAGGTTAGAGGTGGACGATTTAAGAAAAGAGACATTCACTAA
- a CDS encoding sigma-G-dependent sporulation-specific acid-soluble spore protein CsgA, with amino-acid sequence MDQTLGYLREILSNYTDDHSEGRHIYRKLMEGNYRSEGSFVQALNQREIAFLNKMLPKEINYAKEEQDEKRASQLNEVFELLL; translated from the coding sequence ATGGATCAAACTTTAGGATACCTGAGAGAAATATTATCGAATTATACTGACGACCATTCAGAGGGAAGACATATTTACCGTAAACTCATGGAAGGAAATTATCGTTCTGAAGGTTCTTTTGTTCAAGCATTAAATCAAAGGGAGATTGCTTTTTTAAATAAAATGCTGCCAAAAGAAATTAACTATGCCAAAGAGGAGCAGGATGAAAAGAGAGCATCCCAATTAAACGAGGTTTTTGAATTATTATTATAA
- a CDS encoding class I SAM-dependent methyltransferase produces the protein MGGLTYFDFLAKFGVGGAHPGGILLTKDILSGENITNNSFILDAGCGTGQTAAYLYQQYKAKVFGLEINPIMVEKAKSRFQSLKLPIQLIQGSIEEIPFEDDSFDFILSESVLAFVNKPKALKEFYRVLKKGGRLIANEMTINSKLSQHEESEIKKFYAIDSLLLEDDWKNLLESTNFKNVFIKMQKQSLSHGNHAPEFNFSANFEPELFHILNEHGNIVIKYQNILSYRIISCTK, from the coding sequence ATGGGAGGCTTAACTTATTTTGATTTCTTAGCTAAATTTGGCGTTGGAGGAGCCCATCCTGGTGGAATCCTTTTAACAAAAGATATACTTTCTGGAGAAAATATTACAAATAACTCATTTATATTAGATGCTGGATGTGGTACTGGCCAAACGGCAGCCTATTTATATCAGCAATACAAAGCCAAGGTGTTTGGATTGGAGATCAATCCAATAATGGTTGAAAAAGCCAAAAGCCGTTTTCAGTCCTTAAAGCTTCCTATTCAGTTAATTCAAGGGTCCATTGAAGAAATCCCCTTTGAAGATGATTCCTTTGATTTTATATTATCTGAATCAGTTTTAGCCTTTGTCAATAAACCGAAGGCCTTAAAGGAATTCTATAGAGTATTAAAAAAAGGTGGTCGCCTAATTGCAAATGAAATGACCATTAACTCAAAATTAAGTCAGCATGAAGAATCCGAAATTAAAAAGTTTTACGCAATTGATTCATTATTATTAGAAGATGACTGGAAAAATTTATTAGAATCCACAAATTTTAAAAATGTCTTTATAAAAATGCAAAAACAGTCTCTTAGTCATGGGAACCATGCACCAGAATTTAATTTCTCTGCAAACTTCGAGCCTGAACTTTTTCACATTCTAAATGAGCACGGAAACATAGTTATTAAATATCAAAATATTTTGAGTTATCGGATTATTAGTTGTACAAAATAA
- a CDS encoding VanW family protein — protein MMLSWIFGVLLVVQSVVSPDHLEITKDGYNITTLNRMDFSNPNVDLPIIDNGKYNQFLDQLDKHFTTQPKNAYINQHGTIVSEQVGSRINRQAFTEQFYSYFFSRRHGTLEIPMLPVYAKVDSELLGEIRSIRIGRYVTTFNPSNKTRTTNIQLAVKAINNTVVFPGETFSFNRVVGKRTVAKGYLRAPVIIRGEYSEDIGGGICQVSSTLFNAVDNAGLKIVQRFSHSKKVPYIPPGRDATVSWYGPDFEFKNLYNQPILIQARTIGHLVIIKLYSSENIQYIPRKVPAPPY, from the coding sequence ATGATGTTGTCTTGGATATTTGGTGTTTTATTGGTAGTTCAATCAGTAGTTTCCCCAGACCACTTAGAAATTACAAAGGACGGCTACAATATAACTACTTTAAACCGGATGGATTTTTCCAATCCAAATGTTGATTTACCAATAATCGATAATGGAAAATATAATCAGTTTTTAGATCAACTCGATAAACATTTTACTACTCAGCCTAAAAATGCATACATAAATCAACACGGAACCATAGTTTCAGAACAGGTAGGTTCTCGTATTAACCGCCAAGCTTTTACAGAACAATTTTATTCTTACTTTTTTTCACGTCGGCACGGTACATTAGAAATTCCTATGCTCCCAGTTTATGCGAAAGTGGATAGTGAATTACTTGGAGAAATTCGAAGCATACGTATTGGACGGTATGTAACAACCTTTAATCCTAGTAACAAAACGAGAACCACTAATATTCAGTTAGCAGTAAAAGCGATTAATAATACTGTTGTGTTTCCTGGGGAAACCTTTTCTTTTAACAGAGTCGTTGGTAAAAGAACGGTTGCTAAAGGCTATCTTCGAGCCCCTGTGATTATCAGAGGAGAATATTCGGAAGATATCGGGGGAGGGATCTGCCAAGTATCCTCCACTTTATTTAATGCTGTTGATAACGCTGGTTTAAAAATTGTTCAGCGTTTTTCTCATAGCAAAAAGGTTCCCTATATCCCACCTGGTCGAGATGCCACTGTTAGTTGGTATGGTCCCGACTTTGAATTTAAGAACTTGTATAACCAACCTATTTTAATTCAGGCAAGGACAATAGGGCATTTAGTGATAATTAAACTCTATTCATCGGAAAATATACAATATATCCCACGCAAAGTACCTGCTCCCCCTTATTAA
- a CDS encoding helix-turn-helix domain-containing protein — translation MAFTNKRVCIIIIIDNDNKKQEKKLMIKESTVDVILHPVRMRIIQSLINQQITVQQIKDLLPDIPQASLYRHIKKLVDAEVIHIIDEIPNRGTVEKVYSINDPNKMTLGIEELNKLTKDEHMGLFIKFMANLMGEYERYLQQEKIDLAVDGVSFRQTSVYLTDEEYADFIKELVSVYSKVTQNKPKKGRKRRTLATVIIPEQMKEQ, via the coding sequence TTGGCATTTACAAATAAAAGAGTATGTATTATTATCATTATTGATAATGATAATAAAAAACAGGAGAAGAAATTGATGATAAAAGAATCAACGGTTGATGTGATCCTACATCCGGTACGGATGAGAATAATCCAATCCTTAATAAACCAACAAATAACAGTACAGCAAATAAAAGATTTACTTCCTGATATTCCACAAGCATCCTTGTATCGTCATATTAAAAAGCTTGTTGATGCAGAGGTTATTCATATCATTGATGAAATACCAAACCGAGGTACGGTTGAAAAAGTGTATTCAATCAATGACCCAAACAAGATGACTTTAGGAATAGAAGAATTAAACAAACTCACAAAGGATGAACACATGGGTTTATTTATAAAATTCATGGCGAATTTAATGGGGGAATACGAGAGGTATTTACAACAAGAAAAAATTGATTTAGCAGTTGATGGTGTATCTTTTCGGCAAACCTCAGTTTATTTAACTGATGAGGAATATGCTGATTTTATAAAAGAACTGGTTTCAGTCTATTCCAAGGTTACTCAAAATAAGCCAAAAAAGGGTAGAAAAAGAAGAACGCTCGCAACAGTAATTATTCCAGAGCAAATGAAAGAGCAATAG
- a CDS encoding alpha/beta hydrolase, producing MKIKEKDVTIQGHVALKGTLSMPEMRIEKSPAILIIVGSGKIDRNGKVNKKLDLKLYRQLAEFLTSIGYITLRYDKRGVAESEGDFLTTGLWDLVDDAQAAVHFLKSLPEVDSKSVIVLGHSEGCTIGAAVAARESLGGLILLSGAVERISEALKRQRDIAVDDIKHAKGFQGFLLRLFGTHNKVEQQAQKAINKVLQSTDDVMKVNFVKTNAKWMREHFNYNVREDLSKVTCPVLAITGARDVQANPAALNDLPLYVKGDAQFKVIENMAHSCKLVTYNSTIFTMKKDIVAQGDLPIHPELKNQLETWLQEHYKNIQPIQSITI from the coding sequence ATGAAAATTAAAGAAAAAGATGTCACCATTCAAGGCCACGTAGCACTTAAAGGAACATTAAGCATGCCAGAAATGAGGATTGAAAAAAGTCCAGCGATTTTAATTATAGTGGGTTCTGGAAAAATAGACCGTAATGGAAAAGTAAACAAAAAATTGGATCTTAAACTATATCGTCAATTGGCTGAATTTTTAACATCTATTGGATATATTACTCTTCGATATGATAAACGAGGTGTTGCGGAAAGTGAAGGAGACTTTTTAACAACAGGATTATGGGATTTGGTGGATGACGCACAGGCCGCTGTTCATTTTTTGAAAAGTCTTCCTGAAGTAGACTCGAAAAGTGTTATTGTCCTTGGGCATAGCGAAGGCTGTACTATTGGAGCTGCTGTTGCAGCACGGGAAAGTCTTGGCGGGTTGATTCTACTTTCAGGTGCTGTTGAAAGAATAAGCGAGGCATTAAAACGGCAGAGGGATATTGCAGTTGATGACATCAAACATGCTAAGGGATTTCAAGGATTTTTATTACGTCTATTTGGTACACATAATAAAGTGGAACAACAGGCGCAAAAAGCCATTAATAAGGTACTTCAGTCAACGGATGATGTGATGAAAGTAAACTTTGTTAAAACAAATGCGAAATGGATGCGGGAACATTTTAATTATAATGTTAGAGAGGATTTATCAAAAGTAACATGTCCAGTTCTTGCCATAACTGGGGCACGCGACGTTCAGGCGAATCCAGCAGCCCTTAACGATTTACCTCTTTACGTTAAAGGAGACGCACAATTTAAGGTAATCGAAAATATGGCACACTCTTGTAAACTTGTCACATATAACTCAACTATTTTTACGATGAAAAAAGACATTGTTGCACAAGGAGACCTTCCAATCCATCCTGAATTAAAGAATCAGCTAGAAACATGGCTTCAAGAACACTATAAAAACATTCAACCAATACAATCTATAACCATATAG
- a CDS encoding cell wall-binding protein, translated as MKLRIFLLLTLTVIVLRPLPTFANEEVTKNGWYEEDGKQYYYKDNLVVKGWVALGDNWYYFNHSDGTLHKGWLYDNGKWYFMNNNGVMQRGWLKDDEKWYYLDSSGSMKRGWLLNGGKWYYLDHSGKMQTGWLYLAGKWYSLADNGAMQQGWLLDSGKWYFLGKSGDMQKGWILQNNRWYYLNQSGAMQVGWIYLDRWYYFNRNGSWIPSTIADQFTTIDDNNQLILVTTSGYSTNVAKIRTFEKVDNKWYEKQNISGFIGKEGFATIMKEGAKKSPRGKFSLGTAFGRYQNPGTKLPYRKITSDDVWVDDPASSLYNTWQKQSENNSRWTSAEKMNIPAYNYGFVINYNTVERIPGAGSAIFFHVASSYTLGCTGTVQNNVLTILKWLDPSKQPVIIQTPESEIGNY; from the coding sequence TTGAAATTAAGGATTTTTCTTTTACTTACTTTAACAGTAATAGTACTACGTCCATTACCTACATTTGCAAATGAAGAAGTTACGAAGAATGGTTGGTATGAAGAGGATGGAAAACAGTATTATTACAAAGATAATCTAGTTGTGAAGGGCTGGGTAGCCCTTGGAGACAATTGGTATTATTTTAACCATAGTGATGGAACACTTCACAAGGGTTGGCTATATGATAATGGCAAATGGTATTTTATGAATAATAATGGGGTAATGCAGCGTGGGTGGTTAAAAGATGACGAAAAATGGTATTACCTCGACAGCAGTGGGTCAATGAAAAGAGGTTGGCTTTTAAATGGAGGTAAATGGTATTATCTTGACCATTCAGGAAAAATGCAAACAGGCTGGCTCTATTTAGCAGGGAAATGGTATTCCCTTGCAGATAATGGTGCAATGCAGCAAGGTTGGTTACTTGATAGTGGGAAATGGTACTTCCTTGGTAAAAGCGGTGATATGCAAAAAGGTTGGATATTACAAAATAACCGTTGGTATTATTTAAATCAATCAGGTGCGATGCAAGTTGGCTGGATTTATTTAGATAGATGGTATTACTTTAATCGAAATGGAAGCTGGATTCCTAGTACAATTGCAGATCAGTTTACTACCATTGATGATAATAATCAGCTAATCCTCGTTACGACATCAGGCTATTCCACTAATGTTGCAAAGATACGAACCTTTGAAAAAGTGGATAATAAGTGGTATGAAAAACAAAATATATCAGGATTTATTGGAAAAGAAGGCTTTGCTACCATAATGAAAGAAGGGGCAAAAAAGTCTCCAAGAGGGAAATTTTCGCTAGGCACCGCATTCGGACGCTATCAAAATCCTGGAACAAAACTGCCATATCGGAAAATTACAAGTGATGATGTATGGGTTGATGACCCGGCATCTTCGCTATATAATACTTGGCAAAAACAATCAGAAAATAATAGTCGATGGACAAGTGCGGAAAAAATGAATATTCCAGCCTATAATTATGGCTTTGTTATTAATTATAATACGGTAGAGAGAATTCCTGGGGCTGGTTCTGCAATCTTTTTCCATGTGGCAAGTAGCTATACACTTGGTTGCACAGGAACGGTACAAAATAATGTCCTTACCATTCTTAAATGGTTAGACCCAAGTAAACAGCCTGTCATCATTCAAACGCCTGAGAGCGAAATCGGTAACTATTAA
- a CDS encoding acyl-CoA dehydrogenase: protein MDFSYSQKVKDLQEKLTAFMGAYVYPNESVYEQQLNEQESRWSAVPPIMEELKQKAKAEGLWNLFLPESEYGAGLTNLEYAPLCEIMGRSLIGPEVFNCSAPDTGNMEVIVRYGKEQHKEEWLKPLLAGEIRSCFSMTEPAVASSDATNIEARIERDGDEYVINGRKWWSSGAGDPRCKIAIVMGKTDPNANRHEQQSMILVPLDTPGVKIERMLPVFGYDHAPHGHGEITYENVRVPADNILWGEGKGFAIAQGRLGPGRIHHCMRLIGAAERALEELCKRVQSRSAFGKPLSRQGVIGEWIADSRIEIEQARLLTLKAAYMMDTVGNKEAKTEIAMIKVVAPSMALRVLDRAIQALGAAGVSNDFTLAAQWANARTLRLADGPDEVHRAQLAKLELRKYQ from the coding sequence TTGGATTTTTCATATTCTCAAAAGGTTAAAGATCTGCAAGAAAAGTTAACTGCATTCATGGGAGCTTATGTTTACCCAAATGAATCTGTGTACGAGCAGCAATTAAATGAACAGGAAAGCCGTTGGAGTGCTGTCCCGCCAATCATGGAGGAGTTAAAGCAAAAGGCAAAAGCAGAGGGTTTATGGAATTTATTTTTACCTGAAAGTGAATATGGTGCAGGCCTAACCAATTTGGAATATGCTCCTCTTTGCGAAATAATGGGGCGTTCGTTAATTGGACCAGAAGTGTTTAATTGTAGTGCACCTGATACAGGTAATATGGAAGTCATTGTTCGTTATGGAAAGGAACAGCATAAGGAAGAATGGCTGAAACCACTGCTGGCAGGGGAAATTAGGTCATGTTTCTCGATGACAGAACCAGCGGTTGCCTCCTCTGATGCGACCAACATTGAAGCACGAATTGAACGCGACGGTGATGAATACGTCATTAATGGACGAAAATGGTGGTCATCTGGTGCCGGTGATCCTCGCTGTAAAATAGCGATTGTTATGGGGAAAACAGATCCGAATGCTAACCGTCATGAACAACAATCTATGATTCTAGTTCCTCTTGATACCCCTGGGGTAAAGATTGAACGGATGCTGCCAGTGTTTGGTTACGATCATGCTCCACATGGACATGGTGAGATTACGTATGAAAATGTAAGAGTTCCTGCCGACAATATTCTTTGGGGAGAAGGAAAGGGATTTGCTATTGCTCAGGGTAGGCTGGGACCTGGAAGAATTCATCACTGCATGAGATTAATCGGTGCTGCTGAGCGAGCACTTGAGGAATTGTGTAAGCGCGTTCAAAGTCGAAGCGCTTTTGGAAAGCCACTTTCCCGGCAAGGAGTAATTGGGGAGTGGATTGCTGATTCAAGGATTGAGATTGAACAAGCTAGGTTGCTAACTTTAAAAGCTGCCTACATGATGGATACTGTAGGTAATAAAGAAGCAAAAACAGAAATTGCTATGATTAAGGTGGTTGCACCATCGATGGCATTGCGTGTGCTTGACCGTGCAATTCAAGCATTAGGTGCCGCTGGGGTTTCTAATGATTTTACATTAGCAGCTCAATGGGCAAATGCAAGGACATTGAGATTGGCTGACGGCCCTGATGAAGTTCATCGTGCTCAACTGGCAAAACTCGAACTACGTAAATATCAATAA
- a CDS encoding glucose 1-dehydrogenase — MRLNKKIAIVTGGGSGIGRAAAVRFAKEGAKVALADINSIMGEETVSLIKEAGGEAIFVKTDVADSEQIKQLIQITSNTFGGLHIMFNNAGIGNSEVRSVDLAEEEWDRVVDINLKGVFLGIKYAVPEISKSGGGSIINTSSLLGLKGQKYMSAYNASKAGVVVLTKNAALEYGKYNIRVNAIAPGVIDTKIIENWKQNERKWPIISRANALGRIGTPDEVANAVLFLASDEASFITGTTLSVDGGGLTF; from the coding sequence ATGAGATTAAATAAAAAGATTGCAATTGTAACAGGCGGCGGAAGCGGTATCGGACGTGCAGCCGCCGTCCGTTTTGCCAAAGAAGGAGCGAAGGTTGCGTTAGCAGACATTAATTCTATCATGGGTGAAGAGACCGTCAGCCTCATAAAAGAGGCCGGTGGAGAGGCTATTTTTGTTAAAACGGACGTGGCTGATTCAGAACAAATCAAGCAGTTAATTCAGATTACATCCAATACATTTGGCGGCTTACATATTATGTTCAACAATGCGGGTATTGGTAATTCCGAAGTACGGAGTGTGGATTTGGCAGAAGAGGAATGGGACAGAGTAGTTGATATTAACTTGAAAGGCGTATTTCTTGGGATTAAATATGCTGTCCCTGAGATATCCAAATCAGGCGGCGGTTCAATTATTAATACCTCTAGTTTACTTGGACTTAAGGGTCAAAAGTATATGTCTGCTTACAATGCCTCTAAAGCAGGAGTAGTTGTACTTACAAAAAATGCTGCACTTGAGTATGGAAAATACAATATTAGGGTGAATGCGATTGCTCCAGGTGTGATTGATACAAAAATAATTGAAAACTGGAAACAGAATGAGCGTAAGTGGCCAATCATTTCTCGTGCCAATGCACTAGGAAGAATTGGAACACCAGATGAAGTAGCAAATGCGGTTTTATTCTTAGCGTCAGATGAGGCTTCTTTTATTACAGGAACCACTCTTTCAGTTGACGGCGGAGGACTTACGTTTTAA